In the genome of Variovorax sp. PAMC26660, the window CGGCCTGGCCGCGGTGATCATCGGCGAGACGCTGCTGCCCGCGCGCAGCATGGTCATCACCACGCTGGCCTGCGTGCTGGGTGCGCTGCTGTACCGCTTCTTCATCGCGATGGCGCTGAATACCGACTTCATGGGCCTGCAGGCGCAGGACCTGAACCTGGTCACCGCCGTGCTGGTGGCCGTCGCGCTGCTGGTGCCTGCCTACAAGCGCAAGCTGGGCAAGCTGTTCGGCCGCTCGAACAATGGCAATGGCGCTTCGAAGGGGAAGAACTGATGCTGCGCGCCCAACACCTTGAAATGACCTTCAATCCGGGCACGCCGATCGAGAACCGCGTGCTGCGCGGGCTCGACCTGGAGATTCCCACGGGCCAGTTCGTCACCGTGATCGGCTCCAACGGCGCGGGCAAGTCGACCTTTCTGAATGCGGTGAGCGGCGACCTGATCGTCGACCACGGCAGCATCGAGATCGACGGCAAGGACGTGACCCGCATGAACGCCTGGCAGCGCTCGGGCATGGTGGCCCGCGTGTTCCAGGACCCGATGGCCGGCACCTGCGAGGCGCTGACCATCGAGGAGAACATGGCGCTGGCATGGAAGCGCGGCGAGCGGCGCGGCTTCGGCTTCTCGCTCAACCGCAACCTGCGCGAGCTGTTCCGCGAGAAGCTGTCTATCTTGAAGCTGGGGCTGGAAAACCGGCTGGCCGACCGCATCGGCCTGCTCTCGGGCGGGCAGCGGCAGGCGGTGAGCCTGCTGATGGCCTCGCTCAAGCCTTCGCGCATCCTGCTGCTGGACGAACACACGGCGGCGCTGGACCCGAAGACCGCAGCCTTCGTGCTGGAGCTGACGGCCAAGATCGTCGAAGGCAGCCAGTTGACCGCGATGATGGTCACGCACAGCATGCGGCAGGCGCTGGACTACGGCTCGCGCACGGTGATGCTGCATGAAGGCCAGGTCATCCTCGATGTGGCCGGGCCGCAGCGCGCGGGCCTGGACGTGCCCGACCTGCTGCGCATGTTCGAGCAGACGCGCGGCGAAAAGCTCGACGACGACAAGCTGCTGCTGGCCTGATGGGGACGAATGCCGTCTTCGTGCGTGCGATGCGCGCGGACGACCTCGACGCCGTGCTCGCGATCCAGCTCGCCTGCTATGGCGCGGGGTTCGTGGAAGACGGTGCACTGATCGCGCGGCGGCTCGCGACCGCGCCGCACACGGGCTGGATCGCCGAACACGAGGGCCGCGTGCGGGCCTATCTGGCGGGCTACCCGTCGATGGCCGGCAAGCTCACGCCGCTGCACGGCGAGTTCGAAGTCGCACAGGAACCCGATTCGCTGTACCTGCATGACCTGGCGGTGCATCCCGAGGCTTCAGGGCTGGGCCTGGGGCCAGCGCTAGTACGCCATGCCTGGGCCCATGCCACGCAGGCAGGCTGGCGGCATTCGACGCTGGTGTCCGCGCAGGCCTCGGTGGGCTTCTGGGAGCGCCAGGGTTATGTGACGGCGCAACCTGCGGGTTCGGACCAGCAGGCCCGGCTCGCGACCTACCCCGGCGCGTCGGTCTACATGGCCCGACGGCTGGACTGACCGGCTTTCAGCGCCGCCAGCCGCGCATCGCTAGCCATTGGACGGTGCCGCAGACCACCACGAGCGCTGCATAGGTCGCCATGGTTCCGTCGCGTCCGAACACCACGAGACCGGCCACCGACACCGCCACGCCGGCCGCGAAGGTCAGCGCCCACTGCATCCACCAGCGAGGAACGCCCGCGCGTCGCCCTCCCAGATACCGGCCGGCAAAGACCAGCACAAGGGCGATGAAGGCCGCGGGTGCGACGAAATTGAGGAGGTGGTTGAGGAGGTCCAGCAGGTCCATCGGGTGGGCCACGCGCAGGCGTCGCGTCATGCGGCAGAGGTTATGGCTGTCATAGGGAATGCCATTTGTCCCTCGGCAACCCTGGAGCGGCTGCTGATTTTATAATCACGGCCATGTCAGTCTGGGCTCTCGGCTTGAACCACACGACCGCGCCGCTCGATCTGCGCGGTCGTTTCGCGTTCGCGCTCGATCAGATCGCCCCCACGCTGCAGAGTTTGCGCAGTTCTTTCGGCAGCGGCAGCCACCCCCAGGTCGAAGCCGCGATCATCTCCACCTGCAACCGCACCGAGATCTACTGCGCCTCCGAGCACATCGCGCTGGACCACACCTTCGGCTGGCTGGCCCAGAGCGGCGGCGTGGCCCCTGCCCTGCTGCGCTCGCACGCCTACACCCTGCACGACGACGAAGCCGCCCGCCACGCCTTCCGCGTGGCCAGCGGGCTCGACTCGATGGTGCTCGGCGAAGCCCAGATCCTCGGCCAGATGAAAGACGCCGTGCGCGCGGCCGAAACCGCCGGCGCACTGGGCAGCACGCTCAACCAGTTGTTCCAGCGCTCGTTCGCGGTCGCGAAAGAAGTGCGCACCGCCACCGAGATCGGCGCGCATTCGATCAGCATGGCGGCTGCGGCCGTTCGGCTGGCCGGCCAGCTTTTTGAAGATCTGCATCAAACGCGCGTGCTGTTCGTCGGTGCGGGCGAAATGATCGACCTGGCCGCGACGCACTTCGCAGCCAAGGACCCGAAGTCCATCGCCATTGCCAACCGCACCCTCGAACGCGGCGAGAAGCTGGCCTCGCGCTTCGGTGGCGAGGCGATGCACCTGGCCGACCTGCCGGCACGGCTGGCCGAATTCGACATCGTGGTGAGCTGCACCGCGAGCACGCTGCCAATCATCGGCCTGGGCGCCGTCGAGCGCGCGCTCAAGGCGCGCAAGCACCGCCCGATGTTCATGGTCGACCTGGCCGTGCCGCGCGACATCGAACCCGAAGTGAAGGCGCTGGAAGACATCTACCTCTACACCGTGGACGATCTCGCTCAGGTGGTGCAGCAGGGCCAGGCCAACCGGCAAGCCGCCGTGGCACAGGCCGAAGTGATCATCGATGCCGGCGTGCAGAGCTTCATGCACTGGCTGGGCCAGCGCGGCACGGTGCCGCTGATCCAGCAGCTCAACGCGCAGGCCGACGAATGGCGCGCCGCCGAGATGGCACGGGCGCGCAAGCTGCTCGCCAAGGGCGAATCGATCGATGCGGTGCTCGAAGCCATGTCGCGCGGGCTCACGCAGAAGATGATGCACGGCGCCATGGCCGAGCTGCATGCGGGCGATGCCGCATCGCGCGAGCAGACGGCGCAGACCATCTCGCGCCTGTTCCTGCGCAAAGAGCGTTAGCGACGCTGGTCAGCGGCCCGGCCCTGTGTGCCGCGGCCTCCACGCGCACAGCCGTTGGTTGCACTGCGGCACCTCTCTTCCCATTTTTTCGAGCCTCTTTCGACGTGAAATCCTTCCTGCGCCACCAACTCGAACGCTACGCCCAGCGCCTGGGCGAGCTCGACTTCCTGCTCTCGCGCGAAGACATCATGAGCGACATGGCGCAGTACCGCACCATCTCGCGCGAGCACGCCGAAATCACGCAGATCGCCGGCCGCTACGAGCGCTACAAGCAGCGCGAAGCCGACATTGCGGGGGCAAAGGACATGCTCGACGACCCCGACATGGCCGAGATGGCGCGGGACGAAATTGCCGGCGCCGAAGCCGAGCTGTTGCAGCTCGAAGAAGAGCTGCAGCGCCTGCTGCTACCCAAGGACCCCGACGACGCGCGCAACGCCTTCATGGAAATCCGCGCGGGCACGGGCGGCGACGAATCGGCCCTGTTCGCGGGCGACCTGCTGCGCATGTACACGCGCTACTGCGAGCGCGCCGGCCTGCGTTGCGAGGTGGTGAGCGAGAGCGCGAGCGAACTGGGCGGCTACAAGGAAGTGGTGATCCGCATCGTCGGCGATGACGTCTTCGGCAAGCTGCGCTTCGAATCGGGCGGCCACCGCGTGCAGCGCGTGCCGGCCACCGAGACACAGGGCCGCATCCACACCAGCGCCTGCACGGTCGCCGTGCTCGCCGAGCCTGATGAAACGGTGGCGGTGCAGATCAACCCGGCCGACCTGCGCATCGACACCTACCGCGCCAGCGGCGCGGGCGGCCAGCACATCAACAAGACCGACTCGGCCGTGCGCATCACGCACATCCCGACCGGCATCGTGGCGGAGTGCCAGGACGACCGCAGCCAGCACCGCAACAAGGCGAAGGCGCTGCAGGTTCTGTCGGCGCGCATCCAGGAAAAAGACCGCAGCGAGCGCGCCGCGAAGGACGCGGCGATGCGCAAGGGCCTGATCGGCAGCGGCGACCGCTCGGACCGCATCCGCACCTACAACTTTCCGCAAGGCCGGCTCACCGACCACCGGATCAACCTCACGCTCTACAAGCTGCTGGCCATCATGGAAGGCGACCTTGGCGACGTGCTGGAGGCGCTGCGCGCCGCGCGCGAGGCCGAGCAGCTGGCCGAGCTGGAATCGAGCCTGCCGGCGTGATGACAGCCACCACCACGCCGTCTACCGTGGCGCAGGCGCTGGCTGCGGCGGTCGCGCTGGGCATCGACCGGCTCGATGCGCAGTTGCTGCTGCTGCACGCGCTGGGTCGCGCCCTGCACGACCGGGCGTGGCTGCTGGCGCACGACACCGATGCGCTGCCAGATGCGGCATGGTCCGCGCTCGCGGCGCAGCTGTCGCGCCGGCTGGCGGGCGAACCGGTCGCCTATCTGCTGGGCGAGAAGGAGTTTCACGGCCTCAGCCTGCAGGTCGATGCACGGGTGCTGGTACCGCGCCCAGACACCGAGACGCTGGTCGAATGGGCGCTGCAGTGCCTCGAAGGCCATGCCGCCGCGCGTGCGCTCGACCTCGGCACGGGCAGCGGCGCGATCGCGCTGGCGCTGCAACACGCCCGCCCCGATGCGCAGGTCGACGCAGTCGATGCCAGTGCGGATGCGCTGGCGGTCGCCCAGGCCAATGCACGACGCCTGGGCCTGCCGGTGCGCTTTGCCCAAGCCCACTGGCTCGACGGCGCCGCCGACGGCTACACGGTCATCGCCAGCAACCCGCCGTACATCGCCGCGAACGACCCGCATCTGCCTGCGCTGCGCCACGAACCATCTTCCGCGCTGGTCGCGGGTGCCGACGGGCTCGACGACATCCGCCAGATCATTCAAGACGCCCCCGATCACCTCGCGCAAGGCGGCTGGCTGCTGCTCGAACACGGCCACGACCAGGCCCTGGCCGTGCGCCAGTTGCTCGCCGAACGCGGTTTCACCGAAGTCCAAAGCCGGGAAGACCTGGCCGGCATCCAGCGCTGCTCCGGCGGAATCTGGCGCACGGTGAAATAATCCCCCCAGCCCACTTTTCAGGAGTCCCCATGTCCGACGCTCAACAACGCATCGACGATCTCGTCAAAACCAACGAACTCGTGCTCTTCATGAAGGGCAATGCAAGCTTTCCGATGTGCGGCTTCTCGGGCCGCGCCATCCAGATCCTCAAGGCCGTCGGCGTCGACACCAGGACGCTCAAGACCGTCAACGTGCTCGAAGACGACGGCATCCGCCAGGGCATCAAGGAATACAGCAACTGGCCCACGATTCCCCAGCTCTACGTGAAGGGCGAATTCGTCGGCGGCTCGGACATCATGATGGAGATGTACGAGTCGGGCGAGCTGCAGCAAGTGCTCAACGGCAACCCTGCCTGATTGCACACAGAGGCCTGCAATGAGCCACGATCACGCAGATCACGGCCATTCGCATTCGCACGATGACGACGCGGCCTGGAAGCACGACGGCGTGCGCGTGGTCGCAGCCAACCAGCTCGACGCCAACACCGCACAAACGCCGGGCATGAACCGGGCGGCCGCCATCAACTTCGCCCGCGTGGGCGCCCAGAAGCTCTGGGCCGGCACGGTGACCATCCATGCCGATGCCAAGACCGGCGCCCATCACCACGGGCACCTCGAATCGGTGATCTATGTCGTGCGCGGCCGGGCCCGCATGCGATGGGGCGAAAAGCTCGAATTCACGGCCGAAGCCGGTCCGGGCGACTTCATCTACGTGCCGCCGTTCGTGCCGCACCAGGAAATCAACGCCAGCGCGACCGAGCCGCTCGAATGCGTGCTGTGCCGCAGCGACGGCGAAGCGGTGGCGGTCAATCTCGACATCGAGCCTGTAGAGAAGCCGGAATCGGTGCTCTGGGTCGACCCCACGCACCCGCACGGCGGGGTCTGACCAGACCCTGTTGAGGGACGCCGGCATCTCGGCGTTCCTGGCACTGCGGCCAGTCATGGCACCATGGCGGTCTTCACTGTGCCGCCCATGACCCTTACCCAAAGCCTGCTCATCATCGTTCTGCTGATCGCGATGAGCGCCTTCTTTTCCCTCGCCGAGATCACCCTGGCCGCCTCGCGCCGCCTGCGCCTGCGCCAGATGGCCGACGAAGGCGATCCGCGCGCGGAAAAAGTGCTGCGGGTGCAGGAACAACCCGGCCACTACTTCACGGTGGTGCAGATCGGCCTCAATGCCGTGGCAATCCTCGGCGGCGTTGTGGGCGAGGGCTCGCTCAGCCCGTATTTCGCGCGCTTCTTCGAGAACTGGCTGAGTGTGGAAGCCTCCGCGAGCGTGGCCTTCCTGTGCTCGTTCGTGATCGTCATCGCGGTGTTCCTGGTGTTCGCCGACCTGTTCCCCAAGCGGCTCGGCATGAGCAACCCCGAGCAGTTGGCTGTGCGCCTGGTCGGGCCCATGCAGTTGCTGATCACCACTTTCAAGCCGCTGGTGTGGTTCTTCACGCGCTGCACCGACCTGCTCTTCAAGGTGCTCGGCATGCCGATGGCGCGCGACGACAAGATCACCTCGGCCGACATCCTGGCCATGACCGAGGCCGGCGCGCGGGCCGGCGTGCTCGCGGTGCGCGAGCAGCAGGTGATCGCCAA includes:
- the hemA gene encoding glutamyl-tRNA reductase translates to MSVWALGLNHTTAPLDLRGRFAFALDQIAPTLQSLRSSFGSGSHPQVEAAIISTCNRTEIYCASEHIALDHTFGWLAQSGGVAPALLRSHAYTLHDDEAARHAFRVASGLDSMVLGEAQILGQMKDAVRAAETAGALGSTLNQLFQRSFAVAKEVRTATEIGAHSISMAAAAVRLAGQLFEDLHQTRVLFVGAGEMIDLAATHFAAKDPKSIAIANRTLERGEKLASRFGGEAMHLADLPARLAEFDIVVSCTASTLPIIGLGAVERALKARKHRPMFMVDLAVPRDIEPEVKALEDIYLYTVDDLAQVVQQGQANRQAAVAQAEVIIDAGVQSFMHWLGQRGTVPLIQQLNAQADEWRAAEMARARKLLAKGESIDAVLEAMSRGLTQKMMHGAMAELHAGDAASREQTAQTISRLFLRKER
- the grxD gene encoding Grx4 family monothiol glutaredoxin, yielding MSDAQQRIDDLVKTNELVLFMKGNASFPMCGFSGRAIQILKAVGVDTRTLKTVNVLEDDGIRQGIKEYSNWPTIPQLYVKGEFVGGSDIMMEMYESGELQQVLNGNPA
- a CDS encoding cupin domain-containing protein encodes the protein MSHDHADHGHSHSHDDDAAWKHDGVRVVAANQLDANTAQTPGMNRAAAINFARVGAQKLWAGTVTIHADAKTGAHHHGHLESVIYVVRGRARMRWGEKLEFTAEAGPGDFIYVPPFVPHQEINASATEPLECVLCRSDGEAVAVNLDIEPVEKPESVLWVDPTHPHGGV
- the prfA gene encoding peptide chain release factor 1; translated protein: MKSFLRHQLERYAQRLGELDFLLSREDIMSDMAQYRTISREHAEITQIAGRYERYKQREADIAGAKDMLDDPDMAEMARDEIAGAEAELLQLEEELQRLLLPKDPDDARNAFMEIRAGTGGDESALFAGDLLRMYTRYCERAGLRCEVVSESASELGGYKEVVIRIVGDDVFGKLRFESGGHRVQRVPATETQGRIHTSACTVAVLAEPDETVAVQINPADLRIDTYRASGAGGQHINKTDSAVRITHIPTGIVAECQDDRSQHRNKAKALQVLSARIQEKDRSERAAKDAAMRKGLIGSGDRSDRIRTYNFPQGRLTDHRINLTLYKLLAIMEGDLGDVLEALRAAREAEQLAELESSLPA
- a CDS encoding GNAT family N-acetyltransferase — its product is MGTNAVFVRAMRADDLDAVLAIQLACYGAGFVEDGALIARRLATAPHTGWIAEHEGRVRAYLAGYPSMAGKLTPLHGEFEVAQEPDSLYLHDLAVHPEASGLGLGPALVRHAWAHATQAGWRHSTLVSAQASVGFWERQGYVTAQPAGSDQQARLATYPGASVYMARRLD
- the prmC gene encoding peptide chain release factor N(5)-glutamine methyltransferase, with amino-acid sequence MTATTTPSTVAQALAAAVALGIDRLDAQLLLLHALGRALHDRAWLLAHDTDALPDAAWSALAAQLSRRLAGEPVAYLLGEKEFHGLSLQVDARVLVPRPDTETLVEWALQCLEGHAAARALDLGTGSGAIALALQHARPDAQVDAVDASADALAVAQANARRLGLPVRFAQAHWLDGAADGYTVIASNPPYIAANDPHLPALRHEPSSALVAGADGLDDIRQIIQDAPDHLAQGGWLLLEHGHDQALAVRQLLAERGFTEVQSREDLAGIQRCSGGIWRTVK
- a CDS encoding ABC transporter ATP-binding protein, yielding MLRAQHLEMTFNPGTPIENRVLRGLDLEIPTGQFVTVIGSNGAGKSTFLNAVSGDLIVDHGSIEIDGKDVTRMNAWQRSGMVARVFQDPMAGTCEALTIEENMALAWKRGERRGFGFSLNRNLRELFREKLSILKLGLENRLADRIGLLSGGQRQAVSLLMASLKPSRILLLDEHTAALDPKTAAFVLELTAKIVEGSQLTAMMVTHSMRQALDYGSRTVMLHEGQVILDVAGPQRAGLDVPDLLRMFEQTRGEKLDDDKLLLA